One region of Palaemon carinicauda isolate YSFRI2023 chromosome 40, ASM3689809v2, whole genome shotgun sequence genomic DNA includes:
- the LOC137631936 gene encoding uncharacterized protein: MDRRVPHSFSLSDVFEFISHIDQIDAIKTLRYIHLRDFTRVTPEFFHYLFREGLLGDFRGPCKKCKKGDVALMRNGCNVRNGQSNYFWRCRNRKCRRKFTMRHKSFFERSHLEEREIILLTCCWVHRWPQYCVELKNEQLGSHTLVDWYNFCRKVCEQVLILDNKKIGGPGHIVEVDESKFGKRKYNIGHKVEGTWVFGGIDRETRETFFRVVEKRNAETLISALKEHVLPGTTIIFDCWKGYGKVKDHDFKHFTVNHSVNFVDPNDPTVHTNTIESQWRVLKRSLLPRFGTQKTLYESYFAEYCIRRRYIEKSVCPFRAFLQLIKRVYPLKASPLFLPIPESPPSNATNVRPSNVRPSSSRSSANDARPSTSRKSSSPPPNPPPQKRLKDQEPEDFGFSDIEY; encoded by the coding sequence atggatagaCGTGTTCCGCATAGTTTCTCTTTGAGTGATGTTTTCGAGTTTATCTCCCATATTGATcagattgatgcaattaagacTCTCAGGTATATACAtctacgtgatttcactcgtgttacccccgaattctttcactatttatttcgagaaggcctcttaggggattttagaggtccatgtaaaaagtgtaaaaaaGGTGATGTGGCCCTCATGCGTAATGGCTGCAATGTGCGCAATGGGCAATCCAATTATTTCTGGAGGTGTAGGAACCGCAAGTGTCGCCGAAAGTTCACAATGCGGCATAAATCATTCTTTGAGCGCTCACACCTCGAAGAACGTGAGATCATTCTCCTCACGTGTTGTTGGGTTCATCGTTGGCCTCAATACTGTGTTGAATTGAAGAACGAACAGCTTGGTTCTCACACTCTCGTTGACTGGTACAACTTTTGCCGAAAAGTGTGTGAACAAGTGTTGATTTTGGACAATAAGAAAATTGGTGGACCAGGGCACATTGTGGAAGTGGACGAGAGCAAGTTCGGCAAGAGGAAGTATAACATCGGGCATAAAGTCGAAGGAACCTGGGTCTTTGGGGGCATTGACCGGGAAACACGCGAGACCTTTTTCAGAGTGGTTGAGAAACGTAACGCGGAAACGTTGATCTCGGCGCTCAAAGAGCACGTTCTTCCCGGGACCACTATCATTTTCGATTGCTGGAAAGGATATGGCAAAGTCAAAGACcatgattttaaacattttactgtaaACCACAGTGTTAACTTCGTTGATCCTAATGACCCGACCGTACATACGAACACTATAGAATCGCAATGGCGGGTTCTCAAAAGGAGCTTGCTACCAAGATTCGGTACCCAGAAAACGTTGTACGAAAGCTATTTCGCGGAGTACTGTATCAGGAGGCGATATATAGAGAAGTCCGTATGTCCGTTCAGGGCATTTTTACAGCTCATCAAGCGCGTGTACCCGCTCAAAGCCAGTCCTCTCTTCTTGCCGATTCCTGAATCTCCTCCCTCTAACGCTACTAACGTTCGGCCAAGTAACGTTCGTCCATCCAGCAGCCGTTCTTCAGCTAACGACGCCCGACCTTCCACTAGTCGCAAAAGTTCAAGTCCTCCTCCTAATCCTCCACCCCAGAAGAGGTTGAAGGACCAAGAACCGGAGGATTTTGGTTTTAGCGACATCGaatattaa
- the LOC137631937 gene encoding homeobox-like protein HDP1: MVSCQVHATNTVDLVKKVHATNTVDLVKKVHATNTVDLVKKVHATNTVDLVKKVHATNTVDLVNKVHATNTVDLVNKVHATNTVDLVKKVHATNTVDLVKKVHATNTVDLVKKVHATNTVDLVKKVHATNTVDLVNKVHATNTVDLVNKVHATNTVDVVKKVHATNTVDLVNKVHATNTVDVVKKVHATNTVDLVNKVR; encoded by the coding sequence ATGGTCAGCTGTCAAGTTCATGCCACAAATACAGTAGATCTTGTAAAGAAAGTTCATGCCACAAATACAGTGGATCTTGTAAAGAAAGTTCATGCCACAAATACAGTAGATCTTGTAAAGAAAGTTCATGCCACAAATACAGTGGATCTTGTAAAGAAAGTTCATGCCACAAATACAGTAGATCTTGTAAACAAAGTTCATGCCACAAATACAGTGGATCTTGTAAACAAAGTTCATGCCACAAATACAGTAGATCTTGTAAAGAAAGTTCATGCCACAAATACAGTAGATCTTGTAAAGAAAGTTCATGCCACAAATACAGTGGATCTTGTTAAGAAAGTTCATGCCACAAATACAGTAGATCTTGTAAAGAAAGTTCATGCCACAAATACAGTAGATCTTGTAAACAAAGTTCATGCCACAAATACAGTAGATCTTGTAAACAAAGTTCATGCCACAAATACAGTAGATGTTGTAAAGAAAGTTCATGCCACAAATACAGTAGATCTTGTAAACAAAGTTCATGCCACAAATACAGTAGATGTTGTAAAGAAAGTTCATGCCACAAATACAGTAGATCTTGTAAACAAAgttcggtaa